A portion of the Sulfuricurvum kujiense DSM 16994 genome contains these proteins:
- a CDS encoding EAL domain-containing protein: MTYTEQKEREHRFALALRMGLPIFFLSSVTLFALFSQTYTSLASLIVLSISLLGIMIYFIFYLIYQSAHETITDPTTYAFTSEYFFKLGSKALLKNTQTVMMISVENLWSINERYGIKNGDKALQNTVKKLDRFFRDKGYDKLPIGRYKGGDFLAFLPGEKEQYRVLIELFLSKYENHIDNEIEIRVGIVMVDSRLSNNMELLTSRLYELHNDRLTAEKEEFYSINELEHEILEALEHKRISIGFWPVCCDDDMFDTSVKLIDSEGRLIHQSRYIPVLNRLNKMRFLESDVLEKIGALCNEKNQNIVLTISPVTLRNPHFFEHALTLFERYPKARNKITLLFEEREYCHQLERFSQQIAHYRKAGYKIALDRLGGYQTTLLYLKELEIDIVRFDSLYSRNIKKAGYQNIIQGLNLSAHLCGAKTWMSMIEDSNSDQLCQSLKINYRQGNYLGKILTLDDITKKETNI, from the coding sequence ATGACCTACACCGAACAAAAAGAGAGAGAGCACCGCTTTGCCTTGGCATTGCGGATGGGATTGCCTATCTTTTTTTTGAGTTCGGTTACCCTTTTTGCCCTTTTCTCCCAAACCTATACTTCTCTCGCTTCTTTAATCGTGTTGTCCATATCGCTGCTCGGGATCATGATCTATTTTATTTTTTACCTCATTTATCAAAGTGCCCATGAGACGATTACCGATCCGACGACTTATGCATTTACCTCAGAATATTTTTTTAAATTAGGCTCAAAAGCGCTCCTCAAAAATACGCAAACCGTCATGATGATCAGCGTTGAGAATTTATGGTCTATCAATGAGCGCTACGGTATTAAAAACGGGGATAAAGCGCTCCAAAATACCGTAAAAAAGCTGGATCGGTTTTTCCGAGACAAAGGGTATGACAAACTTCCGATAGGGCGTTATAAAGGGGGTGACTTTTTAGCCTTTTTGCCGGGAGAAAAAGAGCAGTATAGAGTATTGATCGAGCTGTTTTTGTCCAAATACGAAAATCACATCGATAATGAGATTGAAATAAGAGTCGGGATCGTAATGGTAGATTCGCGCCTCTCGAATAATATGGAACTTTTGACAAGCCGTTTGTATGAACTTCATAACGATCGGTTAACAGCAGAAAAAGAGGAATTTTATTCAATCAACGAACTCGAACATGAAATACTTGAGGCATTGGAACATAAACGCATTTCGATCGGATTTTGGCCGGTATGCTGCGATGATGACATGTTTGACACGTCGGTGAAATTAATTGATTCCGAGGGGAGGCTGATTCATCAAAGCCGTTATATTCCCGTACTCAACCGACTCAATAAGATGCGTTTTCTGGAGAGTGACGTACTTGAAAAAATAGGGGCATTATGCAATGAGAAAAATCAAAATATAGTGTTAACTATCTCTCCCGTTACATTGCGGAATCCCCATTTTTTCGAGCATGCTCTCACTTTATTCGAACGTTATCCGAAAGCGCGGAATAAAATAACATTGTTGTTTGAAGAGAGGGAGTATTGTCATCAGCTAGAACGTTTTTCACAGCAAATAGCCCATTATCGCAAAGCCGGATATAAAATCGCTCTGGATCGTTTGGGCGGCTATCAGACAACCCTTTTATATCTCAAAGAGCTTGAGATAGATATTGTCCGTTTCGATTCTCTTTACAGCCGAAACATAAAAAAAGCGGGGTATCAGAATATTATTCAGGGGCTGAATCTCAGTGCCCATCTGTGCGGTGCGAAAACATGGATGTCGATGATTGAAGACTCAAATAGCGACCAGCTTTGCCAATCGCTTAAAATTAATTATCGGCAGGGAAATTATCTGGGTAAAATTTTAACACTGGACGACATTACTAAAAAGGAAACAAATATATGA
- the gyrB gene encoding DNA topoisomerase (ATP-hydrolyzing) subunit B, translating to MENYGASNIKVLKGLEAVRKRPGMYIGDTGHRGLHHLIYEVVDNSIDEAMAGHCDTITVTLTKNGTAIVSDNGRGIPTDMHPTEGISAATVVLTVLHAGGKFDKDTYKVSGGLHGVGVSVVNALSSDLKMTIHREGQSFEQNFKCGIPQEPLAITGTTRKRGTTIEFFPDPSIFTETIIFDYDYLAKRFRELAYLNPRITIIFKDERNGASNTYHFEGGISQFVTDVNKKTVVASPFAFSEKIEDIEMDIAIMYNDSYDDKTFTFVNNINTPNGGTHEAGFRAGLTRVISNYNKQNGNAKEKDVPLTGEDVSEGLICVVSVRVPEPQFEGQTKGKLGNTYVRPLVQKVTYEKLTKYFEENPLQAKAIVQKALMAARGREAAKKARELTRRKDAMTVGTLPGKLADCQSKDPAISELYLVEGDSAGGSAKQGRDRVFQAILPLKGKILNVEKARLDKILKSEEITNMITALGCGIGEEFNEEKLRYHKIIIMTDADVDGSHIQTLLLTFFFRYLPKIVENGYLYLAQPPLYRYKKGKKEIYFKDDRVMNAFLIENGIEALEAENLNVGVNDLVSFFKMVDHYRSTLDALERRYALVELIRYFIENPDLISLPLTEMYTKVEAFLTAQGNNILSKSVSDEDMHLFVQTKEGLEELHINDELFASPHFAEANYIFQKIQDWNLPLEGDLLELLTQITDYAKKGSYIQRYKGLGEMNPEQLWETTMTPENRVLLRITIEDAETAGESFNLFMGDDVEPRRNYIETHAKDVKHLDI from the coding sequence ATGGAAAATTACGGTGCTAGTAACATTAAAGTCCTAAAAGGTCTTGAAGCCGTTCGAAAACGACCGGGTATGTATATCGGTGATACCGGTCATCGCGGACTTCATCACTTGATCTACGAAGTCGTTGACAACTCAATCGATGAAGCGATGGCGGGACATTGTGATACGATCACGGTAACATTGACCAAAAACGGTACCGCAATAGTAAGCGATAACGGTCGGGGTATTCCGACCGACATGCATCCGACAGAGGGAATTTCTGCGGCAACGGTTGTTTTGACCGTATTGCACGCAGGGGGAAAATTCGACAAAGATACTTATAAAGTCTCGGGCGGTTTGCACGGGGTAGGGGTATCGGTTGTTAATGCCCTCAGTAGTGATCTCAAAATGACAATCCACCGTGAAGGTCAATCGTTTGAGCAAAACTTTAAATGCGGTATTCCTCAAGAGCCTTTGGCCATAACAGGCACAACACGTAAACGTGGAACAACCATTGAGTTTTTCCCGGATCCTTCGATCTTTACCGAAACGATTATTTTTGATTATGACTATTTGGCTAAACGTTTCCGTGAACTCGCTTACCTGAATCCTCGAATCACCATTATTTTCAAAGACGAACGTAACGGCGCGAGCAATACTTACCATTTCGAAGGGGGTATCAGCCAATTCGTTACCGATGTGAACAAAAAAACGGTTGTGGCTTCACCGTTTGCGTTCAGTGAAAAAATCGAAGATATCGAGATGGATATCGCAATTATGTATAACGACAGTTATGACGACAAAACGTTTACGTTCGTTAATAACATCAATACACCTAACGGCGGAACTCACGAAGCGGGTTTCCGTGCGGGTCTTACCCGTGTTATCTCAAACTACAACAAACAAAACGGTAATGCCAAAGAAAAAGATGTCCCTCTGACCGGCGAAGATGTATCCGAAGGGCTTATCTGTGTTGTTTCCGTACGGGTACCGGAGCCTCAGTTTGAAGGACAAACAAAAGGGAAACTCGGAAATACCTATGTTCGACCGTTGGTTCAAAAAGTCACGTATGAAAAACTGACCAAATATTTTGAAGAGAATCCGCTTCAAGCCAAAGCAATCGTCCAAAAAGCGTTAATGGCGGCACGAGGACGTGAAGCGGCGAAAAAAGCGCGTGAATTGACCCGCCGCAAAGATGCAATGACGGTCGGAACATTACCGGGTAAATTGGCTGACTGCCAAAGCAAAGATCCGGCAATCAGCGAATTGTATCTGGTGGAAGGGGACTCAGCGGGCGGTTCGGCGAAACAGGGACGTGATCGTGTCTTCCAAGCGATTTTGCCGCTCAAAGGTAAAATTTTGAACGTTGAAAAAGCGCGATTGGACAAAATTCTAAAATCCGAAGAGATCACCAATATGATCACCGCTTTGGGCTGCGGAATCGGTGAAGAGTTCAATGAAGAGAAACTTCGCTACCATAAAATCATCATCATGACCGATGCCGACGTCGACGGAAGCCATATCCAAACGCTGTTATTGACCTTCTTTTTCCGATATCTTCCGAAAATTGTCGAAAATGGATACCTCTATTTGGCACAACCGCCGTTGTATCGATACAAAAAAGGGAAAAAAGAGATCTATTTTAAAGATGACCGTGTTATGAACGCTTTCTTGATCGAGAACGGTATTGAAGCGTTAGAAGCGGAAAATCTGAATGTCGGTGTAAATGATCTCGTCTCATTTTTCAAAATGGTTGATCACTATCGCAGTACCCTTGATGCATTGGAACGCCGTTATGCTCTTGTGGAACTTATCCGTTATTTCATTGAAAATCCGGATTTGATCTCATTGCCGCTTACAGAGATGTATACCAAAGTTGAAGCTTTCTTGACAGCTCAGGGGAATAATATCCTTAGTAAAAGCGTGAGCGATGAAGATATGCATCTATTTGTACAAACCAAAGAGGGATTGGAAGAGCTTCACATCAATGATGAGCTTTTTGCTTCTCCGCATTTTGCCGAAGCAAACTATATTTTCCAAAAAATTCAGGATTGGAATCTTCCTCTGGAAGGTGATTTGCTCGAATTACTCACCCAAATTACCGATTATGCGAAAAAGGGTTCTTACATCCAGCGTTACAAAGGTCTCGGTGAGATGAATCCTGAACAGCTTTGGGAAACAACGATGACACCGGAGAACCGCGTATTGCTCCGTATCACGATCGAAGATGCGGAAACCGCAGGCGAATCGTTTAATCTCTTTATGGGTGATGATGTTGAACCGAGACGTAATTACATCGAAACACACGCCAAAGATGTTAAGCATCTGGATATCTAA